Below is a window of Arabidopsis thaliana chromosome 2, partial sequence DNA.
AGAAGATGCTTAAGTAAATGGGCCTTTGTGGCCCAATCTATAAAACCTAACCCTAGCATCGTGTCCCCATATAAAACTCACCTCCATCGCTTTCTACAAGTTTCTTCTccagatttagggtttctcagtGTTTCGGCTCGGCCCAGAACAAGATCGCAAGACTTCAAGATGGTAAATCCTTTCACATCTCCTTCATTCTTAATCCTTATACTTTTCTATTATCAATTAGTATGTAAATGTTACGGAAGTTCGAGACTTTGAATCATTTTGATGATCTTCTCTGCTTCAACCTTAATCATCTACACTGAATTTTATCTTAATGTTACGAAAGTTTAAGACTTTGAATCATTTTTGATGATATCTTCTTTGTATGAAACAGCCGTCGCACAAGTCGTTCATGATTAAGAAGAAATTGGGGAAGAAAATGAGGCAAAACAGGCCTATTCCTCACTGGATTCGTCTTCGTACCGACAACACCATCAGGTTCGTAAATGGAACTGTAGATTCTCGTAGTTTGAATGATTAGGTTTAGAATTAGTAAATCTTAagtgtgtttgttttggttttacagGTACAATGCTAAGCGTAGGCATTGGCGCAGAACCAAGCTTGGATTCTAAGAGGTTTACTTTTGCTTATTGTGAGAGCtttgttcttttgaaaaagactttgttttctttatcagtTTTGATTGTTCACATTTGTGTAAGACGATCTTTAATCATTTATGTTTCCAAAGTTTCCTGTAGTAACATTGAGTTTTTCATTAGTTTAAAGATTTGGAAATGACTTTTGGTTAACTTGTTTAATTGGTTCATTGCTCTTCATTCAGTAGAACcaagtgtttgttttgtttgggtGAAATCTACTTGAATACCTTCCcattttggtttgtaattGGTATGATGTGTAGTTAGGGTAGCTCGAGGTTTATAGAAGTGTTGATGAAGTGGTGAATGTTTAGCTTGTAATTACATTGTGTAGCCCAACCTCATCAGTTTTGCTAATTAGGTAATGGGTTTAGTTATCTTGAGGTTTAAGAAGTTATTAAGTATGAACCTAGCAACAtcaaaaaagattcattttcGTACAATCAGATTATTCTATAAAAGTTTTCTTATTCTGTTGATGTATTTTATATCAATGAAAGTGTAAGAGTTTGGCAACACAATTTCTATTGATTAAGGTAGACTTATGCAATTTGCTTTTTTGAGTTCGGCAAAAATCTATTAGctatctaaatatatttatatagttttgtattctttgaaatttatccaataattttttaaaaacaattatgtgTCTAAAATTATACTCAAATTCGACCTTTTCCCTTGTGAGCAGCAGTTTGTTTAAGGTAAACATCTCAATTGATAAATggattttgttgaaaaaacatacaaaacgTAATGGTCAACACAAAAAGCAATGATGTATTAGAGAGGTAATTTTTTTAGGTGTCACCtatatttgttaattgaaGTGTggccatttgtttttttttgtcggctgTGTTTTTTGCTTCCATTTCGATTATGTTCCAACCGTCGTTATTGACTGTTGGCTCTGCGATTTTGATGCTTAAatcttacaagttacaacattCTCTTAAGActgattaaaaaaagagatgacATATCCTAGTTTCTTGTAATGTTTGGTTGCTTACATAATAATAGTTGAAAATATGATCAACCCACCCAAAAACCATAACAACGTTGAATAAACGCATCTTGAAATCTACACGCGAAAGTTGAACATTTTAATGAATGTTATAACAAAGAACAAGTCAATTTTCTAAAAGTTATCATTagaagttgacaaaaataCCAATTTAGCATTCAAATCAACCCACTCTCTATTCCTCTATATATGTTACACACATATAGAGAGTTCCATcaacgttttcttctttcattttcatattttcactTCTTACtcaaaatattcttttgttatctAGCCTTTGTGTTATAGTTCAACATATAACCACTAAACCTTTTTCAACTAAAGAATGTGGAGATTCATTTTGGTGATGTGTCTTCTAGCTCTGGTCGAAAGGGGAACCTCGGGGAAATTGCCGATATGGGAAAAGGAGTTAGGAAGATTGCAGGGTTTACATAACCAGCTTCAGCGAGGTCCGGTTCCTCCATCAGAACCGTCACTATGCCACAATAGACTAAACCATCTTTCTCATCCAGAGGTTTACTCTTCCCAAACTTACGTTCTTTGCCCATGATCATGCTTATTCCGTCGTTGACAATGATCAAATctcatttgttattttctttatctctGCTCAAACATAATTCATAGTTGTATCTGTGACATTTTGATCCGACTACTCCACCATCTTGAGTCATACTATACGAGATATCTAAtcaattttgacttttgatcCGACTACTCAAACCTTGTCTATAATAACGTCAACATTTTATATACTAGAGTTCTTAAAAGATCGTTTAAACTTTATCATTCCGAAAAAGGAGTTCAATAGAGACGCAGTTTACGTGTGGGatcaaacaatattttggTTTCGCACGATTAACATGCGACACAGTTAGAGCATGGAGACGAAAACACTTGAAAGAAAGTATTATAAGCGAACAAAATGATAGAACTCacaacgaaaacaaaaagtcacaTCACAGCCAAACTAGCTAGACTATTTTACAAAGTTGAGATCCTCTACATGGTCTACAAAGACCGTTTCTACAATTCTCAAATGCATC
It encodes the following:
- a CDS encoding Ribosomal protein L39 family protein (Ribosomal protein L39 family protein; FUNCTIONS IN: structural constituent of ribosome; INVOLVED IN: translation; LOCATED IN: ribosome, cytosolic large ribosomal subunit; EXPRESSED IN: 23 plant structures; EXPRESSED DURING: 13 growth stages; CONTAINS InterPro DOMAIN/s: Ribosomal protein L39e, conserved site (InterPro:IPR020083), Ribosomal protein L39e (InterPro:IPR000077); BEST Arabidopsis thaliana protein match is: Ribosomal protein L39 family protein (TAIR:AT4G31985.1); Has 908 Blast hits to 908 proteins in 288 species: Archae - 195; Bacteria - 0; Metazoa - 389; Fungi - 107; Plants - 121; Viruses - 0; Other Eukaryotes - 96 (source: NCBI BLink).) produces the protein MIKKKLGKKMRQNRPIPHWIRLRTDNTIRYNAKRRHWRRTKLGF